Proteins found in one Nostoc sp. NIES-3756 genomic segment:
- a CDS encoding chromosome segregation ATPase, with product MTERDIPESWHPTRGRKPDEMDGVYRAPQVGDTQPFGVPAPGSANAVNQQGLYDSQGLPINQQDKVTNNTKKRFIKLPRWMRGWVGFALLLTIIPGGIGFVAMAMLLKLPAAPNCPAIFWPLASASVRIHCAQLAASKQTVEDLLQAIALVKQLPQDHPLRGEADRFLEEWSKDVLQLADQSFQAGNLEQAIATAKKIPQDLSAYKLVDEQIAKWQTIWDKAQGIYTDAVEELRQQRWQSAFMVASKLLRVDNKYWASVKYDELNDIITASKEDVDKLDKAQRLADSKVVENLLEAIKLAESVGEKSYLYRKAQESIPAFGRKMLELAQAKMDERDADKALEIARQIPESTGLQTQVEDFIALADAQRNAWQGNVAGLQAAITQAQQIDPSRPNYDKAQQLISRWQLEIEDVARLEKAQTLANQGTINDLTAAIAEVQMIPSSNPRGSEARQNMNRWQSQIETIEDRPYLERAEQIALLDDINSLQAAIAEAGQIRQGRALYPEARRRIRTWVGKVQRIQDQPYLDQAREFASRGDLSAAINAAQPIASSGRALSGEAQEAIDEWRSQIRARDNWNRAREMAATGTPQALAEAIRLADQVSNKSILRMDANIAIDQWGQQILDIARSEGNSDMSRAIETARLVPRNSSAYSAAQEQIKIWQQFLNPAPQPQPTPEQVVPSTIINGQ from the coding sequence ATGACAGAGCGGGATATCCCAGAAAGTTGGCATCCAACCAGAGGAAGAAAACCAGATGAGATGGACGGTGTATACCGAGCGCCACAAGTCGGTGACACCCAACCATTTGGTGTCCCGGCTCCTGGTTCGGCTAATGCAGTGAACCAGCAAGGATTGTATGACTCCCAAGGATTACCTATAAATCAGCAAGATAAAGTAACCAATAATACAAAAAAAAGATTTATAAAGTTACCGCGCTGGATGCGGGGTTGGGTGGGCTTTGCTCTGTTATTAACGATCATCCCTGGCGGTATTGGATTTGTGGCGATGGCGATGCTGCTGAAGTTGCCGGCTGCACCCAATTGTCCGGCGATTTTCTGGCCTTTAGCGAGTGCTTCAGTCCGGATACATTGCGCCCAGTTGGCAGCTTCTAAACAAACGGTGGAAGATTTATTGCAAGCAATCGCTTTAGTCAAGCAGCTACCACAGGATCACCCACTGCGGGGCGAAGCTGACAGGTTTCTGGAAGAATGGTCAAAGGATGTGTTGCAATTAGCTGACCAAAGCTTTCAAGCTGGGAACTTAGAACAGGCGATCGCCACAGCGAAAAAAATACCCCAAGACCTATCGGCTTATAAGTTGGTAGATGAGCAAATCGCTAAATGGCAAACGATTTGGGACAAAGCCCAAGGTATATACACAGATGCAGTAGAAGAATTGCGGCAACAACGCTGGCAATCGGCGTTTATGGTAGCTTCTAAATTGTTGCGTGTAGATAATAAATATTGGGCAAGCGTTAAATACGATGAACTCAATGACATCATCACCGCATCTAAGGAAGATGTAGACAAGTTAGACAAAGCCCAAAGATTGGCTGATAGTAAAGTGGTAGAAAATTTACTAGAAGCAATTAAATTGGCTGAGTCTGTAGGAGAGAAAAGTTACCTGTATCGCAAAGCTCAAGAATCAATTCCGGCATTTGGACGCAAAATGTTGGAGTTAGCACAGGCGAAAATGGATGAACGCGATGCAGATAAAGCTTTAGAAATCGCTCGACAAATTCCTGAAAGTACAGGTTTGCAAACGCAAGTTGAAGATTTCATTGCTTTGGCTGATGCCCAAAGAAATGCTTGGCAGGGTAATGTTGCAGGTTTACAAGCAGCAATTACCCAGGCACAACAGATTGATCCGTCTCGACCAAACTATGATAAAGCTCAACAGTTAATCAGCCGTTGGCAGTTGGAAATTGAAGATGTTGCCCGTCTGGAAAAGGCGCAGACATTAGCTAATCAAGGTACAATCAACGATTTAACTGCGGCGATCGCGGAAGTACAGATGATTCCTAGTAGTAATCCTCGTGGTTCAGAAGCTAGGCAAAATATGAATCGTTGGCAGTCGCAAATTGAAACTATTGAAGATAGACCTTATCTAGAACGGGCTGAACAAATTGCCTTGTTAGATGATATCAATTCTTTGCAAGCAGCGATCGCGGAAGCTGGTCAAATTCGCCAAGGTCGGGCGTTGTATCCAGAAGCACGCCGTAGAATTAGGACTTGGGTAGGCAAGGTACAGCGCATCCAAGACCAACCTTATTTAGATCAAGCGCGGGAATTTGCTTCACGGGGTGATTTGTCGGCGGCGATTAATGCAGCGCAACCAATCGCATCTTCAGGAAGGGCTTTATCTGGGGAAGCGCAGGAAGCAATTGATGAGTGGCGATCGCAAATTCGAGCTAGAGATAATTGGAATCGTGCGAGGGAAATGGCGGCGACTGGTACACCCCAAGCTTTGGCGGAAGCGATACGCTTGGCTGATCAGGTATCTAACAAAAGTATTTTAAGGATGGATGCAAATATCGCTATTGACCAATGGGGTCAGCAAATCTTAGATATTGCCCGTTCTGAAGGTAATTCTGATATGTCTAGGGCAATTGAAACCGCTCGGTTGGTTCCACGAAATAGTTCTGCTTATAGTGCAGCACAAGAGCAAATTAAAATTTGGCAGCAATTTCTTAATCCTGCACCTCAGCCTCAGCCTACGCCTGAGCAAGTAGTACCTTCAACTATTATCAATGGGCAGTAA
- a CDS encoding 2OG-Fe(II) oxygenase, whose amino-acid sequence MKYYQQQPNAFPSDYLNNLWGEIHACPYFAVNNLNRDFVGTKGFSLVFRRSHISTVEQKFPYFKPYLDLALHPSCNAFYLNPLLLKEGSRVDPHIDRSLRSYCKTIEPPMFVSVLYVRIPENMEGGELVLKSHKRQLGQIKPQMNTLLYFQGDLTHSVNAVKTPGNRLSLVCEQYSLGDDELAEIPEFTIESRVAQSTTKKRK is encoded by the coding sequence GTGAAATACTACCAACAGCAACCCAATGCCTTTCCTAGCGACTACCTCAACAACTTATGGGGTGAAATCCACGCTTGTCCTTACTTTGCAGTCAACAACCTCAACCGGGATTTTGTGGGTACTAAAGGATTCTCTTTAGTATTTAGGCGATCGCACATTTCTACAGTAGAACAAAAATTTCCCTACTTCAAACCCTATTTAGATTTGGCTCTCCATCCCAGTTGTAACGCCTTTTACCTTAATCCTTTACTCCTCAAAGAAGGTTCTCGCGTCGATCCACATATAGATCGTTCTCTGCGTTCTTACTGCAAAACCATTGAACCACCAATGTTTGTCAGCGTCTTATATGTGCGTATACCCGAAAACATGGAGGGGGGAGAGCTGGTTCTCAAGTCACACAAACGTCAACTGGGACAAATTAAACCGCAGATGAACACCTTACTCTACTTTCAAGGCGATTTAACTCACTCAGTTAACGCTGTGAAAACACCAGGAAATCGTTTGAGTTTGGTTTGTGAACAGTATAGTTTAGGTGACGATGAATTAGCAGAAATTCCAGAATTTACTATCGAATCTAGGGTTGCTCAATCTACCACTAAAAAACGTAAGTAA
- a CDS encoding rhomboid family intramembrane serine protease — MIPISDNLRFRRRPIINYWLIGINIFIFLWEIKLEVSGELGYFIYSWGLVPYQVSAAINNTLINPAAGIVVFWRLFSLLFAMFLHGSFSQILGNMLFLWVFGKGLENILGQWRYLGFYVGAGIVTGLLQIIIEPSLSVPLVGANGAIAAILGAYVMRFPKVKIDSILPLILVYIPIAIPAYFYLFWWYIQQLFYGIGSLNIPPVGVNQPSLAYWMQFLAMIFGAVFTRIYR; from the coding sequence ATGATTCCTATTAGTGATAACTTACGCTTTCGCAGGCGACCGATTATTAATTACTGGTTGATTGGTATTAATATTTTTATATTCTTATGGGAAATTAAATTGGAAGTAAGTGGTGAACTCGGCTATTTTATCTATAGTTGGGGTTTAGTTCCATATCAAGTTAGCGCAGCAATTAATAATACACTGATCAATCCTGCGGCTGGGATTGTGGTATTTTGGCGTTTATTCTCCTTGTTATTTGCCATGTTTTTACACGGCAGTTTTAGCCAAATACTGGGGAATATGTTATTTTTGTGGGTGTTTGGTAAGGGTTTAGAAAATATTTTAGGACAGTGGCGCTATTTAGGCTTTTATGTGGGTGCTGGTATAGTTACAGGCTTGCTACAAATTATTATTGAACCGAGTTTGAGTGTACCACTAGTTGGTGCTAATGGGGCGATCGCTGCAATTTTAGGGGCTTATGTAATGAGGTTTCCTAAAGTCAAGATAGACAGTATTTTACCTTTAATTCTTGTTTATATCCCAATAGCAATACCAGCTTATTTTTATTTATTTTGGTGGTATATTCAACAGTTATTTTATGGCATTGGTAGTTTAAACATCCCGCCTGTGGGAGTAAATCAACCTAGCCTAGCTTACTGGATGCAGTTTCTAGCTATGATTTTCGGTGCTGTTTTTACACGCATATACCGATAA
- a CDS encoding tetratricopeptide repeat protein — translation MLGNTLVGRYQILSHLGGGGFGETYVACDTHLPGTPKCVVKKLQPQANDPATLEIARRLFDTEAQVLYKLGTGDRIPQLLAYFEENAEFYLVQEFIPGHDLSQELTPGKTFTQDEVIALLKELLAILEFVHQQNVIHRDINPRNILRREDGKLILIDFGAVKQITTQVVTSTGKPKSTVVIGTPGYIPGEQAQGNPKFNSDIYALGIVAIQALTGLLPYQLEHDTDTNEIIWQNHAQVSPEFAKFIDKMVCYDFRQRYASATVALQALTDITQPATETVAITPTLPPAKFRFNQPKKNLFIKLLLAALLISVTGTASVFIVNSINSNNATDLAKQGNTLFELQRYKDALASYQKAVNIRPDYAQGWQGQGKTLFRLKQYKEALMAYDKAIQLQPDYLEAWSGRGLTLQNLQRYSEAIASFDKALELNEDYPEVWNARGEAFSNLKQYDQAIKSYNKAIEFKADAYESWYNKGLALQNLKEYDQAINAYNKAIEIKSDYERAWYNLGNALVNLNRYEDAFNAYDKAVQYKTDYSIAWLSRGNVLIVLKRYPEAVESFNQVIKLNPNSYQAWYGKGWSQHQNQRYPEAIESYKKAATIKPNSFKVWYSLGNSQYILQQYQDAIASYNKAVRYQPKHIESWYSRGNALFNLKQYKEAIASYEQAIKYKPDYHQAVNARDEAQRQLQATTPQPVVPPALPSPQFTNPPQEN, via the coding sequence ATGCTAGGAAATACACTTGTTGGAAGATACCAAATTCTTAGCCACTTGGGAGGCGGGGGATTTGGTGAAACATATGTAGCTTGTGATACTCACTTGCCAGGAACACCTAAATGTGTGGTAAAAAAACTCCAACCCCAAGCCAATGATCCGGCTACCTTGGAGATAGCAAGACGATTATTTGATACGGAAGCGCAAGTTTTATATAAACTAGGAACAGGCGATCGAATTCCCCAACTTCTGGCTTATTTTGAAGAAAATGCCGAGTTCTATCTAGTACAAGAATTTATTCCTGGTCACGATTTGAGTCAAGAATTAACACCGGGAAAAACTTTTACTCAAGATGAGGTAATAGCACTCTTAAAAGAGCTTCTGGCTATCTTAGAATTTGTCCATCAACAAAATGTGATTCATCGTGATATTAATCCGCGCAACATACTCAGGCGAGAAGATGGCAAATTAATTTTAATTGACTTTGGGGCAGTCAAGCAAATTACCACTCAAGTAGTGACTTCCACTGGTAAACCTAAATCTACCGTCGTCATTGGGACTCCTGGTTACATACCTGGTGAACAAGCACAAGGTAATCCTAAATTTAATAGCGATATTTATGCTCTAGGGATAGTAGCAATTCAAGCACTTACAGGTTTATTACCCTATCAACTAGAACACGATACCGATACTAATGAAATTATCTGGCAAAATCACGCCCAAGTCTCGCCAGAATTTGCCAAATTTATTGACAAAATGGTGTGCTATGATTTTCGGCAACGTTACGCCTCAGCTACTGTTGCATTACAAGCACTTACAGATATCACACAGCCAGCAACTGAAACTGTTGCTATAACTCCAACTTTACCCCCTGCAAAATTCAGGTTTAATCAACCCAAGAAAAATCTATTTATCAAATTATTATTAGCAGCTTTATTAATTAGTGTGACTGGTACAGCCTCAGTATTTATAGTTAATAGTATTAATAGTAATAATGCTACAGATTTGGCTAAACAAGGAAATACATTATTTGAATTACAACGATATAAAGATGCTTTAGCGTCTTATCAAAAAGCAGTTAATATCAGACCAGATTATGCTCAAGGATGGCAAGGACAAGGTAAAACTCTATTTCGTCTCAAGCAGTATAAAGAAGCATTAATGGCTTATGATAAAGCAATTCAACTCCAGCCAGATTATTTAGAAGCTTGGAGTGGGAGAGGATTGACTTTACAAAATTTACAGCGATATTCAGAAGCGATCGCTTCTTTTGATAAAGCTCTAGAATTAAATGAGGATTACCCGGAAGTTTGGAATGCTAGAGGCGAAGCTTTTAGTAATTTAAAACAGTATGACCAAGCAATTAAATCTTATAATAAAGCTATTGAATTTAAAGCAGATGCTTACGAGAGTTGGTATAACAAGGGGTTAGCATTACAAAATCTCAAAGAATATGATCAGGCGATAAATGCTTATAATAAAGCTATTGAAATTAAATCTGATTATGAGAGAGCTTGGTATAATTTAGGTAATGCCTTAGTCAATCTTAATCGTTATGAAGATGCTTTTAACGCTTATGATAAGGCAGTACAATATAAAACAGACTATTCTATAGCTTGGTTATCTAGGGGTAATGTATTGATTGTTTTAAAACGTTACCCAGAAGCTGTTGAATCATTTAATCAAGTAATTAAACTTAATCCCAATAGCTATCAAGCATGGTATGGCAAAGGTTGGTCACAACATCAAAACCAACGCTATCCTGAGGCAATAGAATCTTATAAAAAAGCGGCGACAATTAAACCAAATAGTTTTAAAGTTTGGTATAGTTTGGGAAATTCTCAATATATATTACAGCAATACCAAGACGCGATCGCCTCTTACAATAAAGCAGTACGTTACCAACCAAAGCATATAGAAAGCTGGTATAGTCGGGGTAATGCGTTATTTAACTTAAAACAATATAAAGAAGCGATCGCCTCCTACGAACAAGCAATTAAATACAAACCAGATTACCACCAAGCTGTTAACGCCCGTGACGAAGCCCAGCGTCAACTCCAAGCCACAACACCACAGCCTGTAGTTCCCCCAGCTTTGCCTAGTCCTCAATTTACTAACCCCCCGCAAGAAAATTAG
- a CDS encoding heavy metal-responsive transcriptional regulator, translating into MLAQEEAKLIGSVAKESGVPIKTIRYYEELGLLKSSGRTEGGFRLFHTDVLERLHFIKRAQSLGLNLSEIKDFLQVYDAGELPCDHIKTKLEDKVQAIDEQIQQLLILRQELVGLLSGWEAKSDKFPTTICPIIENN; encoded by the coding sequence ATGTTAGCGCAAGAAGAAGCAAAACTAATTGGTTCAGTAGCGAAAGAAAGCGGTGTACCAATTAAGACGATTCGCTATTATGAAGAACTTGGTCTTCTCAAATCATCAGGAAGAACCGAGGGAGGATTTAGATTATTTCATACTGATGTCTTAGAAAGATTACATTTTATTAAACGCGCTCAGAGTTTAGGCTTAAATTTATCAGAAATCAAAGATTTTTTACAGGTTTATGATGCAGGTGAGTTACCCTGTGACCACATCAAAACCAAACTAGAAGATAAAGTTCAAGCCATTGATGAGCAAATTCAACAATTGCTAATTCTCAGGCAAGAATTAGTAGGATTACTTTCCGGTTGGGAAGCCAAATCTGATAAATTTCCGACAACAATTTGCCCCATCATTGAAAATAACTAA
- a CDS encoding GAF domain-containing protein, which produces MTTNGYETSNNLGVHDCHKQLQLVLQYQKILARILAKIRASVNLESLCSTSCQDICRQLQIERVAIYRFNADWSGSFINQFGFAESPWHTITAFGQDLVWQDCHLQETKGGRYRNNEPFAVADIYDAGHARCHIEVLEQFQIRAYAIAPIFIGAKLWGLLAAYQHSAPRQWHPYEVEFIAQAASYFGVAMQQAEIVEQTKQRTAELQDAIARQRALTEVVGNIRSSLNTELILNTACQELCNLLKLERTAIYRFNEDWSGEFVSQFGMVEALWDRINPFGKNLVWEDTHLQETKGGRYRHNESFAVNDIYQANHSRCHIDILEQFKIRAYALAPIFIGPKLWGLVAAYQHSSPRQWESYEVEFLEQVGAQLGVAIQQSEIVVQSKQQAIALQDAIARQRALTEVVSKIRSSLDIDLILKTTCQEVCKLLRVERVGVYRFNEDWSGEFVSNFGMVKAQWDSINPFGKNLVWEDTHLQETKGGRYRNNENFAVNDIYQAGHSRCHLDILEQFKIRAYALTPIFVGRNLWGLLAAYQHSTPRQWDSVEVEFLGQVANQLGVALQSSKMVAQIQTRADELHQSAEQRRILFDLVVKIRESFDLETIFKTTVQEIRRSLKADRVAIFRFDSDSNFCKGEFIREDVLPQFDSVLAVKAQDYTFGEQYAPQYRQGQVQVISDVHRLGSKVPYLDIIERFQVAAQIVVPLMEGEELWGLLCIHQCTHARDWEETELGFVTQVAAQLSVAVRQANLFQQSSLLGQTREEANQLAQALKELRTAQMQIVHAEKMASLGQLVAGVAHEINNPINFIHGNLEHAHQYTQDLLRCVELYQHYHPDVVPEIVEFFKTTEIEFLFDDLPKLFQSMKVGTERVCEIVTSLRNFSRLDEADFKVADIHEGIDSTLMILQHRLKSSVDNHIIYVSKDYDTLPQIECYPGQLNQVFMNLLSNAIDALEERNAQATPEIIAAHPSEIIITTSRLNHDWISIRIADNGLGMDEKVLARLFDPFFTTKVVGKGTGLGLSISYQIVTDKHKGKIYCQSEIGKGTEFVVELPIRQV; this is translated from the coding sequence ATGACAACTAACGGTTATGAAACGTCGAATAACTTAGGCGTACACGATTGTCATAAGCAGCTACAGCTAGTGCTTCAGTACCAAAAAATCCTGGCAAGAATTTTGGCTAAGATTCGAGCATCTGTAAATTTAGAATCTTTGTGTTCGACTTCGTGTCAAGATATTTGTCGGCAGTTACAGATTGAGCGAGTAGCAATTTACCGTTTCAATGCTGATTGGAGCGGTAGTTTTATCAATCAATTTGGCTTTGCAGAATCTCCTTGGCATACAATAACAGCTTTTGGACAGGACTTAGTATGGCAAGATTGCCATTTGCAAGAAACCAAAGGCGGGAGATATCGCAACAATGAACCATTTGCTGTGGCTGATATTTATGATGCTGGACACGCTCGTTGTCATATTGAAGTATTAGAACAGTTTCAAATTCGGGCATATGCGATCGCACCTATTTTCATCGGTGCAAAACTGTGGGGTTTGTTAGCAGCCTATCAACACTCAGCACCCCGACAATGGCATCCTTATGAAGTGGAGTTTATCGCCCAAGCCGCCAGCTATTTTGGCGTGGCGATGCAGCAAGCGGAAATCGTCGAACAAACCAAGCAACGCACAGCCGAATTGCAAGATGCGATCGCCAGACAACGTGCTTTAACAGAAGTAGTGGGCAATATTCGCTCATCCCTGAATACTGAATTAATTCTCAACACCGCTTGTCAAGAACTGTGCAATCTCCTCAAGCTAGAGCGAACAGCGATTTACCGTTTTAATGAGGATTGGAGCGGTGAATTTGTCAGTCAATTCGGCATGGTAGAAGCTCTTTGGGATCGGATTAATCCCTTTGGCAAAAATTTAGTTTGGGAAGATACCCACCTGCAAGAAACCAAAGGCGGACGCTATCGTCATAACGAGAGTTTTGCCGTTAATGACATTTACCAAGCTAATCACTCGCGCTGTCACATCGACATCCTTGAACAATTCAAGATTCGGGCTTACGCCTTAGCGCCTATCTTTATTGGGCCAAAATTGTGGGGATTAGTAGCAGCCTATCAACACTCTAGCCCTCGGCAATGGGAGAGTTATGAAGTTGAGTTTTTGGAGCAGGTAGGCGCACAATTAGGGGTGGCGATTCAGCAATCTGAGATTGTAGTCCAGTCTAAACAACAAGCGATCGCCCTACAAGATGCGATCGCCAGACAACGTGCTTTGACGGAGGTAGTCAGCAAAATTCGTTCCTCTCTAGATATTGATTTAATCCTCAAAACCACCTGTCAAGAGGTATGTAAACTACTACGGGTGGAACGGGTTGGTGTATACCGTTTTAATGAGGATTGGAGCGGTGAATTTGTCAGCAATTTTGGCATGGTTAAAGCTCAATGGGACAGTATTAATCCTTTTGGCAAAAACCTCGTTTGGGAGGATACCCACCTGCAAGAGACTAAAGGTGGACGCTATCGCAACAACGAAAATTTTGCTGTCAACGACATCTACCAAGCTGGACACTCACGCTGTCATTTAGACATTTTGGAGCAATTTAAGATTCGTGCTTATGCCTTAACTCCTATTTTTGTTGGGCGTAACTTGTGGGGATTGCTAGCTGCTTATCAACACTCTACGCCGCGTCAGTGGGATAGTGTGGAGGTTGAGTTTTTAGGACAGGTAGCCAACCAACTAGGTGTAGCACTGCAAAGTTCAAAAATGGTGGCACAAATTCAAACCCGCGCTGACGAACTACATCAATCGGCAGAACAACGCCGAATTTTATTTGATTTAGTCGTCAAAATCCGTGAATCCTTTGATTTAGAAACCATATTTAAAACTACAGTACAAGAAATCAGGCGATCGCTCAAAGCAGATAGAGTCGCTATCTTCCGTTTTGATTCCGACAGCAATTTTTGTAAGGGTGAATTTATACGCGAAGATGTTCTGCCTCAATTTGATTCTGTCCTCGCCGTCAAAGCGCAAGATTATACCTTTGGTGAGCAATACGCCCCGCAATATCGCCAAGGGCAAGTACAGGTAATTTCTGATGTCCATCGCCTTGGCTCTAAAGTACCTTACCTAGATATCATCGAGCGATTCCAAGTAGCAGCTCAAATTGTCGTGCCACTCATGGAAGGAGAAGAATTGTGGGGGTTATTGTGCATTCATCAATGCACCCATGCGCGTGATTGGGAGGAGACTGAATTAGGATTTGTTACCCAAGTAGCAGCTCAACTCAGTGTCGCAGTACGTCAAGCCAACTTATTCCAACAATCTAGTTTGCTAGGGCAAACTCGTGAAGAAGCAAATCAACTTGCCCAAGCCTTAAAAGAACTACGTACAGCCCAAATGCAGATTGTCCATGCTGAGAAAATGGCCAGTCTGGGACAATTAGTAGCTGGAGTTGCCCATGAAATTAATAATCCTATTAATTTTATTCACGGCAACTTAGAACACGCCCACCAATATACACAAGATTTACTACGTTGCGTTGAACTTTATCAACATTATCACCCTGATGTTGTACCGGAGATAGTAGAGTTCTTCAAAACAACCGAAATCGAATTTTTATTCGATGACTTACCGAAACTATTCCAATCTATGAAGGTTGGAACTGAGCGCGTCTGTGAAATTGTCACCTCTTTACGCAATTTTTCACGGTTGGATGAAGCCGACTTTAAAGTAGCAGATATTCACGAAGGTATTGACAGTACTTTGATGATTTTGCAACACCGTTTGAAGTCTTCGGTCGATAATCATATTATTTATGTAAGCAAAGACTATGATACTTTGCCCCAGATAGAATGCTATCCTGGTCAGTTAAATCAGGTATTTATGAATTTGCTTTCTAACGCCATTGATGCTTTAGAAGAACGCAACGCACAAGCAACTCCAGAAATAATTGCTGCACACCCCAGCGAAATCATAATTACTACATCCAGACTAAATCACGACTGGATTAGTATTCGCATTGCTGACAATGGTTTAGGTATGGATGAAAAGGTACTTGCAAGATTATTCGATCCATTTTTTACTACTAAAGTAGTGGGTAAAGGCACAGGATTAGGACTTTCAATCAGTTACCAAATTGTCACAGATAAACATAAAGGCAAAATTTATTGCCAGTCAGAAATCGGCAAAGGTACAGAGTTTGTAGTTGAGTTACCAATTCGTCAAGTATAG
- a CDS encoding AGE family epimerase/isomerase, with protein MGKNLQGLAQLYKNALLNDVLPFWENHSVDWEQGGYFTCLDRQGKVYDTDKFIWLQNRQVWTFSMLCNQIEKRENWLRIASNGAKFLAQHGRDAEGNWYFALTRGGQPLVQPYNIFSDCFAAMAFSKYALVSGEEWAKDVAVQAYNNVLRRKDNPKGKYTKAYPGTRPMKALSVPMILANLTLEMEWLLPSETLEEVLTATVKEVMTDFLDQERGLMYESVAPDGSHIDSFDGRLINPGHGIEAMWFIMDIAQRQNDSKTINQAVDVVLNILNFAWDKEYGGLYYFMDAEGHPPQQLEWDQKLWWVHLESLVALAMGYRLTGRDECWQWYQKMHDYSWQHFADAEYGEWFGYLNRRGEVLLNLKGGKWKGCFHVPRALYLCWRQFEALS; from the coding sequence ATGGGAAAAAACTTGCAAGGGCTGGCACAACTCTACAAAAACGCTCTCCTTAATGATGTACTCCCATTTTGGGAAAACCATTCAGTCGATTGGGAACAAGGCGGTTACTTTACTTGTCTCGACCGCCAGGGTAAAGTCTACGATACAGACAAATTTATCTGGTTGCAAAATCGCCAAGTATGGACTTTTTCTATGCTGTGCAACCAGATAGAAAAGCGCGAAAACTGGTTAAGAATTGCTAGTAATGGTGCTAAATTTCTTGCCCAACATGGCAGAGATGCAGAAGGTAATTGGTATTTTGCCCTGACTCGTGGAGGTCAACCGTTAGTACAGCCATATAATATATTTTCTGATTGCTTTGCCGCGATGGCATTTAGTAAATATGCCTTAGTTTCTGGTGAAGAATGGGCTAAGGATGTGGCAGTGCAAGCATACAACAACGTGCTGCGCCGTAAAGATAACCCCAAAGGCAAATATACCAAAGCTTACCCAGGCACGCGCCCCATGAAAGCGCTGTCTGTACCGATGATTTTAGCCAACCTCACCCTAGAAATGGAATGGCTACTACCCAGCGAAACTTTAGAAGAAGTCTTAACTGCAACCGTTAAGGAAGTCATGACAGATTTTCTTGACCAAGAACGGGGCCTGATGTATGAAAGTGTTGCCCCTGATGGTTCCCACATTGATAGTTTTGATGGTCGGTTGATTAACCCCGGTCATGGTATCGAGGCGATGTGGTTTATTATGGATATCGCCCAACGGCAGAATGACAGCAAAACCATTAACCAAGCTGTGGATGTGGTTTTAAATATCCTCAATTTTGCTTGGGATAAAGAATATGGTGGCTTGTATTACTTTATGGATGCAGAAGGTCATCCTCCACAACAATTAGAATGGGATCAGAAATTGTGGTGGGTACATTTAGAGTCTTTAGTAGCCTTGGCGATGGGTTATCGTTTAACAGGTCGTGATGAGTGTTGGCAATGGTATCAAAAAATGCACGATTACTCATGGCAGCACTTCGCTGATGCTGAATATGGCGAATGGTTTGGTTACTTAAATCGTCGTGGGGAAGTGCTATTAAATCTCAAGGGTGGTAAATGGAAGGGATGTTTTCATGTACCCCGTGCTTTGTATCTCTGCTGGCGACAGTTTGAGGCGTTATCATAA